The Thermovibrio guaymasensis genomic interval ACCTCCTCCTTGCGATTGTTAAGGTTCTCTACCAGCTAAAAGAGGGAAGGGCGGACCTTGAGAACGTCTATAGCGGAGTTGTTCGTCCTGAAGGGAATAGAAAGGCTCAGGAACTTATGTATAAGTACTTTGAAAAGGCTGATGTAAACTGGAGGGGAATAGGTTTGATTCCAAAATCGGGGCTGGAGCTCCGACCGGAATACTCTAACGTTAACGCAAAAGTAGTCTTCAACCTTCCAGAAATCAAAGAGGAGAAAATCCCAGGGTGCATCTGCGACAAGGTCGTCCTCGGTAAGGCCTATCCAACCGACTGTAAACTCTTCGGGACTGCCTGCACCCCGAGAAATCCCAAAGGCCCCTGTATGGTCTCCTTAGAGGGCGCCTGCAACATTTGGTACCGCTTCGGAAATTAACTTTTATCCCCTCTTTTCTCTATTCTCCAGTTAGTATTTCTCTTTGGTAGAGTATTATCTTTGGAGGAGAGAAATTTGGACAGTTTTAGGGTTCTGCTTGTTGAAGACGATAAAGTTCAGAGGGAGCTCCTTACCGAGCTTTTAGAGGAGGAAGGCTTTTCGGTTGCTTCGGCCTCAAGCGGTGAGAGAGCCCTTGACCTCTTCAGGAAGGAGCGCTACGACGCGGTTATTACCGACGTTCGCCTTCCTGGTATGAGCGGTTTGGAGCTCCTACAGAAGTTAAAAGAGCTTGAGCCCTCTGTTGAAATAATAGTGATAACCGCTTTCAGCAGCGTTGATGATGCTGTAAAGGCTATAAAAATGGGAGCTTTCCACTACGTAACAAAGCCCTTTGAGCCCGAAGTTCTGCTTAACCTGCTCAGAAAGGCCTGTAAGCTGAGACTCCTCTCTAAACCTTCAAGGGAGTGTTGCGGTCTGGTTTACTCCTCAAAGGTTATGGAGAATTTGATTAATCAGGCTTCACTCTTTGCCCGCTCCGATGCTCCCGTTTTAATAACCGGTGAAAGCGGAAGCGGTAAGGAGCTCCTTGCCCGTTTCATCCACAGGGAGAGCCGCAGAAAAGTGCAGTTCGTTGCGGTCAACTGCGGAGCTCTCCCCAAGGAACTCTTTGAAGCCGAGCTCTTTGGCTACGAGAAGGGAGCCTTCACCGGAGCAACCTCCTCCAAAAAGGGGCTTGTTGAGGAAGCCGAAGGAGGAACTCTCTTCCTTGACGAAATTGGCGAACTTCCTTTAGAACTCCAACCCAAACTCCTGCGCTTTCTTCAGGAGGGAGAGTTCAGAAGGGTAGGGAGCACCAAACTCAGAAAGGCCAGTGTTCGGATTATAGCCGCAACAAACAGGGACTTAAAAAGAATGGTTAAAGATGGAAAATTCAGGGAAGATCTATACTACCGGCTGAGCGTTTTAACTCTTAATATACTGCCCCTCAGGGATAGGCCTGAAGATATTCCCGTTTTAATTGAACACTTCTTAAGAAAGTACTCTAAAAAGTATTCAAAAAAGGTCAGGATAACCCTTGAAGCCCTTGAGCTTCTTTTGGCTTACTCCTATCCCGGAAACGTCAGGGAGCTTGAAAATCTGATTCACCGTTTAGTTATCCTTTCAAGAGGTGAAGTTGATAGAGCTCTTCTTACTTCCTTTATGAACCTAACTTCACCCTCGGTTTCCTTTACTCCCGACCTTTCAAAGCCTTTGCCTAAGGTAATTGAGGAAGTTGAGCGGGCAATGATAGAGGAGGCCTTAAGGAGGGCCAACTTTGTCCAGACAAGGGCTGCAAGGCTTTTGGGAATAGATGAAAAGTCTTTGAGGTATAAGAGGAAGAAGTATGGAATTTAGGGAGCTCCCCCTTAAAAAGCTCTCACTCTTTGCCTTGCCTTTAACTTTCCTCTTTACCGTTATGCTCCTAAACTTCTACTTCCTTCAGAGCGAGCTTGAAGACTTCTACTCCTTAATTATAAAGGAAGAAATTTCAAAAGTTCGCTCTGTCGTTGAGGGAACTCTCTCTGCAGGGGGAGACCCGGTTGATGCCCTCAGCTACTACATAGAGCACTCAAAGCTCCTTAAAGGTGCTACTTTCTACATCGGGGGAAGGGAGGTTATTGTTCCCGGCTCCGATATATCCGACTCTTACTATCAGGTTGTTTTGGAAGTTAAGCCCTTTAGATTTAAGCTCTTTATTGATACTTCCTATCTGAAAGAGCTCAACCGACACATAAAAATTATCTTCTTCTACCTCATATTCTTCACCCTCCTCTTTTCCCTTTTTCTCCTCTATTGGCTCAGGGAGTATTACAGGGAGAGAATTGAGCACGAGAGGGAGAGGCAGGAGAAAGAGAGAATTAAGAGTATTAACCTCGTGATTCACTCAATCCTCCACGAAGTGAAGAACAGGCTCAACGTTTTAAACCTTTTACTCCACAGGTTTAAAAGGAGTGGCGATAGTAAATACCTTGATATGTTGAGGCAGGAGCTCCGCTCCTTAAACCGCTACGTTGAGGAGACGGCCGATTTAAGGAAACCGATTTCTCTTGATATTGCCAAGTTTCCGGTCGGAGCCCTCTTTAACGAGCTGAAACTCAGGGTTGAGCCCCTTGCAGATAAGGGAGGTGTTAAACTCCTTTTTGACTACCACAACTGCCCTTTGAAGGCCGACTACGAGAGGCTCCTCTCTGCCTTAACAGACCTTGTGAAAAATGCCATTGAGGCCCTTGAAGGTAAAGAGGAAAGAGTTGTAAGAGTAGGGGGACGGGGGGCCGGTAAGTTTTACACTTTTAAGGTTCTTGATAGCGGGGGAGAACTGCCGAAGAGGGAGCTCTTTAAACCCTTTAAAACCTCAAAGGATAGAGGTTTTGGCTTGGGGCTCT includes:
- a CDS encoding sigma-54-dependent transcriptional regulator, which produces MDSFRVLLVEDDKVQRELLTELLEEEGFSVASASSGERALDLFRKERYDAVITDVRLPGMSGLELLQKLKELEPSVEIIVITAFSSVDDAVKAIKMGAFHYVTKPFEPEVLLNLLRKACKLRLLSKPSRECCGLVYSSKVMENLINQASLFARSDAPVLITGESGSGKELLARFIHRESRRKVQFVAVNCGALPKELFEAELFGYEKGAFTGATSSKKGLVEEAEGGTLFLDEIGELPLELQPKLLRFLQEGEFRRVGSTKLRKASVRIIAATNRDLKRMVKDGKFREDLYYRLSVLTLNILPLRDRPEDIPVLIEHFLRKYSKKYSKKVRITLEALELLLAYSYPGNVRELENLIHRLVILSRGEVDRALLTSFMNLTSPSVSFTPDLSKPLPKVIEEVERAMIEEALRRANFVQTRAARLLGIDEKSLRYKRKKYGI
- a CDS encoding sensor histidine kinase, whose amino-acid sequence is MEFRELPLKKLSLFALPLTFLFTVMLLNFYFLQSELEDFYSLIIKEEISKVRSVVEGTLSAGGDPVDALSYYIEHSKLLKGATFYIGGREVIVPGSDISDSYYQVVLEVKPFRFKLFIDTSYLKELNRHIKIIFFYLIFFTLLFSLFLLYWLREYYRERIEHERERQEKERIKSINLVIHSILHEVKNRLNVLNLLLHRFKRSGDSKYLDMLRQELRSLNRYVEETADLRKPISLDIAKFPVGALFNELKLRVEPLADKGGVKLLFDYHNCPLKADYERLLSALTDLVKNAIEALEGKEERVVRVGGRGAGKFYTFKVLDSGGELPKRELFKPFKTSKDRGFGLGLFNVKRIALAHGGEVWAFTQDGWTVFELKIPADCSEISPKNGK